The Bacillota bacterium genome contains the following window.
ATTTGCAGCCTTTAAAACATTCATGGCATTTGGCCCTACATTGCCCGTAATTACCGCTTCCACGCCCTTATCAACCATAAGCTGCCCTGAAGTGATTCCAGCCCCGCCGCCGGAGGCTGCCGCAGTGTTTTCAATGATTTCAGAATTCATTGTATCGGTATCTGCAATAACAAAATATGCCGCTCTCCCGAACCTCGGGTCT
Protein-coding sequences here:
- a CDS encoding NifB/NifX family molybdenum-iron cluster-binding protein — encoded protein: MKVCVSSSGNSIESTIDPRFGRAAYFVIADTDTMNSEIIENTAAASGGGAGITSGQLMVDKGVEAVITGNVGPNAMNVLKAANIEIYRGESVSVKENIVKFKKGLLEKITSTVPSHFGMGAQGRQK